The sequence CATTATTTCATCAAAGGATATTGCTTGATTTACAGTTCTCGGATATCCGTCAAAAAGAATTCCTTTAGCCTCGACTTTCTTACTTTCCTTAACGACTCTCCTCACAATATCGGTAACAATTTCATCACTTACCAAATGACCTTTATCCATAATCTCCGTTATTTGCTTTCCTATTTCCGTGGATAATTCCATTTCTTTACGTAGAGCTTCGCCTGTAGAAATATATTCAAAATCAAATTCCTGTATAATATACTTAGATTGTGTTCCTTTTCCTGCACCCGGAGGTCCCGATATAGCAATAGCAAACATGGTATTAAATTATTTTATAAATGTCTTCATAGTTTCTTCCATATCCATCATAATCGAGTCCGAAACCCAGAATAAAATCATTAGGAATAGATTTCCCGATATAATCAATATTGTAATTCTCCTTAAAGGATTCGGGTTTAAACAGTAGAGTTGCAATTTTTACATCTTTCACTCTCATTCCTGATAACTGATTAAGAACGTGTTTCATGGTTAATCCCGAATCAATAATATCTTCAAGAATAATAATTCGTCTATTTTCAACCGGAATATCAAAACCTATCAGTTGCTTAATATGTTCAGTAGATTTTGTTCCGGAATAACTCGAAACCTTTACAAATGAAATATTTGAAGCAATACTAATACGTTGGTAAAGTTCGGCAGCAAAAATAAAAGAGCCGTTTAAAACTCCCAGAAACAAAGGATCATCATCTTTGTATTCATTGTTTATTGCTTCCGCAATTCTATTTATGCTTTCAATTATTTCTTTATGAGGAATATATAATTCGAATTTTTTATCAAAAACTTGTATGATTTTATTCATCTTGATATTTTTTATTCGTTCATAATTACTGTAAGCACAATATCTCCGACCATTTTCAAGGATTTCGGATCTATTTTTGACATGTCATCTTCTTTTGTGTGCCAATACTCGAAGAAGGAACCGTTTGAAGATGATAAATCCAGATGAATAATATTTACTGTCGGTATTTTAGCATAATAATTTATATAGAAATGATCATCATTGATAGGTATTCCTTTTTGATCGGGAAAATACTTACCATAACCCAAATCTTTTGCTGTTCTCCATATTTTCTCAACAATTTGCGGCGCGAAATATTGAGAATATTCTTCTTTAAGAAATACCGGTTCCGAAGCACCGACCATATCAAGCAAAATTCCATAGAAAGCTTTGTATCCGTATGTATGCGGATTTTTCGCCCAGTACTGTGAGCCTAATCCCCATTCTTCTCCTGTAGTAGTTTCATTTTGTTTAGATTCGTGTGTTCCGTAATCTTCAATGTCAAAAAATATAATATCAATACCGATATCAGGTTTTAAGATACTTAACTGGCGTGATATTTCGAGGAGTACGCCTACGCCGCTCGCTCCGTCGTTTGCGCCATCTATAGGTTTAAATTTGTTCTCAGGATTAGGGTCATGATCTGCAAAAGGACGAGAATCCCAATGAGCACATAGTAGAATTCTTTTTCTGTTTGTCGGATTAAAAACGCCAATAATATTTTTAGAATCGAAAATTTCTCCGGTATATACCCGTGTTTTGAAAGATTGTATTAGAGCCGTATCTGCATATTGCAATAATTTTTCATATAAATATTCTGCCGTTTCATCATGTTCTTTTGTTCCGGGAACTCTAGGGCCAAAATCTACTTGTTCTTTCACAAATTGATAAGCCGAGTCTTCATTAAAATTTGAAACAAAATTAGCTTTTACTTCTTCCCGTTTTTGCGGTATATTTTGGCTTTTCTCTTTACAAGCAGATAAAACTACAAGAATGGTTATAATCAAGTAAATATAATTTTTAATCTTCATATATTTCGTCAATTTTTTCTAAAAAAATGATAATTTCTGCGAAGATAGAAAAAATTATTGTTATTCTTCATCTTCATTAATAATAAAATCTCCGGTAGGATTTTTAATTATCCACTCATCAAAAGCTTCATCGGATTCAAAGCCGCCATTCCCAAAAATAACATCTTCATTTGTAGTTATTTTTACAAATTTATCCGAATATATCAACTTTTTATTCTGATCCCAGATTAATTCATCAGTATTTAAAGTTTCCTCTTTATTAAAATTGATCAATACTACACTATCCGTAGCTATCATTATTCTTTTTTCCTCATAATTGATTCCGTGGTTTGCGTGTAGAGTGCTTTTAACAGTCATATCTTCTTCATAAAAAGTAGCAAAGAAGCCTTTAGGAAAAACCATTTCTTTTTTATGCGACCAATTGATTGCTTCTTCACCTTCTACGACAAACTTAATAATTCCGTTCTCACTATAGTGTATCTTAAAGTTATAAATAATTTCAGCAGGAAGCGTATCGAGTGTTTCATTGTATTTTTGTGCTTTATCAATAACAGTTTGGTCAATGCAACTTACATGGCATATAACAATTGAAATCATAATAACACAAAAGCGCAGATATGTAAAATACCTGCGCTTATAATTATTTCTTTCCACTATTTTATTATTTTTTTGCTGCTCTTATCTTAGTTGTTTTATTTATCCAACAACCCACTTCATAATCATCACCTTCTAAAAGTTCACTGAAGAAAATCTGCTCTGTTGTCGGAAAATACTGAGAATACAGAGCAATATTTTTATTTGCTCTTTCGGTTAAAGAAGAATCAATACGTTTTGCTTGTTCAAACATGTCAACAGCAGCCCAATAAATACAACCTTTTTCAACAGGATTAGAACCCGGGCATAATTTGTCGCTTTGTCCGTATAATTCACCTATGAACATCAAAGGTTCACCATTTGTTCTGTCAAGTTCAAAAGCCTTATTAGCCATTTCTCTTGCTTTCGGGAAGTTATCTAACATTCTATAGCATGCTGCCATTACATAATAAGCGTTACTTGCTTTAATGCGGTCTTCCATATTAACGGCTTCATTTAAGTATTTAATAGCTTCTGAATAATTTTCGTTTTTATACATCATTTTAGCAAGCATAAAAGCAGATTCGGGAGAAGGATTCAATTTGTGATATTGTACTGAAACATCGTGAAATAATTGCGAACCCGTGCAACCTTTGCGATCAAGCATATAGGAAATTTTTTCCAATAACTTAACATCATCAGGACTTTCACCAAACTTCTTAGTATAAAGAGGAATAAGATCTTCGCAACTTGCAAATGGTTCAAATACGGATTCAACACTCGACTTTACGCTTTCATATTTATCTTTTTCCTTTGCATTATGCGCAATATTATAGTCAATTATTGCCATCACTTTTTCATAATTCTCAAAAATGACATCTTTAGCAAATACGCCGTCATTAAATAATTGAACTGTTGTTCTAAAGTAGGCATCAATAATTCCGTCTTTAGTTTTATTTCCTTCAATTTCTATTGATTCGTTGAGAATATTATAAATTTGTTGAGCATCGGAAGATCTAAATCTCAGCAGATCCAAGCCTTTTCTCGACAAAACATTTCCTTTATCACCAAAATAAAGAATTCTTTGATCATATAGCATCATTAAAGAATCCGTATATGCTTCTCTAATTTCGCTATTAGCTGCATAATTAATTTTATCATATAAAATATTTACACCATCAACATAAATATTTAAAGAAGATTTAGGACAATTATCATATACCCATTTCCAAAATTTGTAAGATTCATCAAATCCGCCTTTAGGATATCTGGCTTCACGCCATTGTTTAAAAGGCTCTCTATATAATGATAAATTAGTAATACATTGAACGCTATCATTTCCATATTTAGGCAAATCATTAACATCTTGCGCTACAGAGACTAATGGAAATACAGCTAATAATAATATTAAAATTCTTGTTTTCATCATTTTATTTTTCATTATATTATTTTATTTATATTTTATTCTATAAAACCAAGTATCGTAAAGAGAGAATCCTACCGTAAAGTTAAAATAAGTTTCTTGAATCAAATCATTAGCTTTTGTACCTCTATTTCCGATATCTAAAGTTAAATTCACCATTGAGAAAGAACGAGCTATCGGAAAACCAACTCCAAAAGTCATGCCAAACTCATGTATATTCGAGTCATTAATTGAAAAATTTCCTTTATTATAGTAAGCACCCAATCTATATCTAATCCATTTCCAGTAAGTTGAAGCTGTAGATGAGCGTGGAGCATATTCAAAACCGACAGATGCTGAAACAGAATTTAACAGATCTCCTTTAGAAGTAGAAATATCCTGATATTTACTCCACTCAGTCCAATCAAAATTAGCTTGTACTTTATATCTGTTCAGCTTTTTCAACATAACGCCCGCGCCTATCTTTTGAGGAAGACAAACAGGTACATCCGAATTTTTAACAACAAAAATGGTATCTTTTAATGTTTCATCGCCTGATGAATTTAACATATAAGTATAAGCAACCTTAGAACTTACAGAAGATAAATTCTGCTGAGGACGGTATGCAACACCCAAAGATAAAAATAAATCTTTGCCGATTTTGGTGTAGTATTGTGCGCCAATATCAAACATCACGGAAGAAACTGCTATTTGTTCTATTCTTTTTATATTGACGAAATAAGCCGAATCGCTATAAAGAAGGGCTTGTGACTTATCAATATTACCGAAAAGATATGAAGCATTCACACCTAAAGAAAGATCCCACAACTGAAATCCGAGTCCGCCATAGAACGAATTGGTGCCGCCTGTTCCTTTAAATTGATACAGCTGACTCCCTGTAACATCATCAATGAGTTTGTTTTCAACATAATAACCGACATTGGATACAGGAATTAAACCTACGCTCGCCTTGATATATTTCCAGATTGGAAAACCCAATTGTATTTGTCCCAAACCTACATAAGTGTTACTTTCGTTATAATTCGAAGTTGCAAGATTAAGGGTATTAATATCAAACGAGGCTTCAAAAAGAAATGAAAGGGTATCAAATGCCGTATATGAAGCAGGATTTAATGAGTTAACAACGGTATGATCGCGATAAGCATATCCTGATTTGCCCATAGATTTTAAGACAGGATTACGTACATCCGACATATTGCCGAAACCGAAATTAGAATAAGGGGAATAAACGGTTTGACCAAATAGCGTCGAACTCATTAATAAAACTAATAATGCTATTATTATATACTTATAATTTTTCAAGATATACTGTATTGATTTGCAAATATCACATTTTTTTTTGAATTGAACTCTAAAAAAAGCTTAATTTATCAGCTGTTTAAAGGTATAACTTAATATGTTTGAATCGACAATTCTTTTTTATACACCAAATAAGCATTTAATGCTAATGCGGCCATTTCATCTTCTCCCGGATATACGCTAACCGGAGCAATAAAATCTACCATATCACTTATGTATTTTATTACTTCGTTATTATGTGCTATTCCTCCGGTAATTAAGATTCCATCAACTTTTCCTTTTAGAACAGCAGCCATCGATCCTATTTCTTTTCCTATCTGATAAGCCATTGCATTTTGAATTAGCAGCGCTTTTTCATTTCCTTCGCGAGCCCATTTGCCGACATCCTGTGCGTTGTTCGTACCGAGATGGCCAACGAGGCCGCCTTTTCCTTTTATTATTTCCTTAATTTCCTTATAAGTATATTGTCCGCCAAAACATAATTTTGCAAGTTGTCCGGTAGGTAAAGTTCCGGAACGTTCGGGAGAAAATGGACCTTCGCCATCCAATGCATTATTAACATCAATAACCTTTCCTTTTTGATGGGCACCTACAGAAATACCTCCGCCGAGATGAGCAATAATAAGATTCAGATCATCATATTTTTTATTGAGTTTCTTGGCATGTTCTCTTCCTATTGCTTTTTGATTTAAAGCATGGAATATAGAAATTCTTTGAAAAAGCGGATGTCCGGAAATTCTTGCAACATCTTGTAATTCATCTACAACAACAGGGTCAACAATTATAGCCTTAACATTATCATTATGATGAAATTTATTTATTTCATCTGCTATATCTGCTGCAATTAAACCACCAAGATTGCTTGCATGTTCACCTAATTTACATTCTACTAAATCTGTCTTTAAAGTATCATTAACTTCATAAACACCACTAGGAATCGGTTTCACAAGTCCGCCTCTGCCAACAATAATATTTAATGAATAAACATCAATACCGGCCTTATTCAATTCGTTGATAATAATATTTTTTCTAAAACCGAATTGATCGGTTATTTTTTCAAAATCTTGAAGTTCCTCTGCCGTATGTCTTATTGTAGTAATAAATATTTCATTGGTATCTTCATACACAGCAATCTTTGTAGAAGTAGAACCCGGATTTATAGCTAAAATTTTATACATTTTTTATATTTTTAATTATTAATTCACTTTAAATTTTACAATCTTCCGACCTGTATTTCTAAGGAGAAATTGTAAAATCATTTAATCAATAGTATATGCTTATTCGACTTTTATTTTATCTGTAAACATTTTCAATTACTCATGAGGCAAGCAAGAGCAACGCAATAATATTTTGATTTTTCACTTTCGCTACGCGACATAACAACTACAGGCTTTGTTGTTCCTTGTATCAATCCGGCAAGTTCACCGCCGGCGAAAAGCATCAAACCTTTATAGAAACTGTTGCAAGCTTCTAAACTCGGGAACAACAAAATATCGGCATCGCCGTTTACGGGAGTCGGAACGCCTTTTATTTCAACACTTTCTTTATCACAAGCCAAAAAAACATCAATCGGACCATCAATTACACAGTCGGGTAATTGTTTACGATCAACCATTTTGCACATAACAGAATAATCGGCTGAATAAGTATCTTTTATACTTGCTTTTTCCGAAGATCCGATAAGGGCTACTTTCGGTTTTTCAATACCGAATTGCTTTGTCATCTCAATACTATATTTAAGCATTGATATTTTCTGATCCAGGTCGGGATAAGGAAGAACAGCAGTATCCGTAATAAAAAGTAATTTATGATATTTAGGAACTTCTACAGCACAAACATAACTCATAACAGCTTTAGGTTTCATTAAACCTTTTTCTTTATGTAAAACCGCCTGAAGAAATTTATCCGTTCCAATTAAGCCTTTCATAAAAATATCGGCTTTATCGGTTTTAACCATTTCGAGAGCAATATTCAGTGCTTTAATATCATTCTGTTCATCAATAATTTGAAAAAGATTTTCATTTAAATTATTTTCTTTAATAATATTTATGATAAGATTTTTTTTACCAACCAGTATCGGTAAAGCGAAAGAATGTTCTGCTGCCTTGGCCAGTGCATTGATAGTATTGCTGTCGTGGCCGCAAGCTACTGCTATTTTAAATTTACGTGATTTTTGTTTTAGGACTGCAGTAATCTCATTTAACGAAGTTATTCTATTCATTTTAAGCTAGTAATGCAGAGATTGCTATAGAATATAATTTAGTTTTTACTGAATCGCCACGAGAAGAAAGAACACATGGACATTTTGCTCCGGCAACAAAGGCGCCTAATTCCGCACCTGCAAGTTTAGTATTAGTTTTGTAAAAGACGTTTCCCGATTCAATATTCGGGAATACCAGACAATCCGCATCTCCTGCAACTTTACTGGTCAATTTCTTAATCTCAACACTTTCCTTATCAACTGCAAGGTCTAAAGAAAGCGGACCGTCTATAGTTGCATTACCAATTTGTCCTCTTTCACCCATTTTGGAAATCACAGAAGCATCAACACAGGCGGGCATCTTAGCAAGAACTTGTTCTGTAGCTGCAATTATAGCCACTTTCGGATTATCAATACCCAAACCGTGGGCTGCATTAATCAAATATTTTGTGATGGCTACTTTTTGATCAAAATCGGGAGCAGGGATAATAGCAACATCACCGACAACAAGAAGTTTGTGATAATTAGGATTTTCAATAACTGTAACATGACTGAGAACACCTTTTGGCGGAACCAACCCGTTTTCTTTGTTCAAAATAGCGCGCATGTATTTATCAGTACTTAACAGGCCTTTCATCAATAAATCGCCTTCTCCTTTGTTAATCATATCAACGGCTTTTGCTGCTGCAATAGAATCAACCGGTTCATGAACGATAGTAAATTTCGACATATCAATATTATCTCTCTTGCAAGTTTGCTCTATAAGTTTAGTATCTCCAACTAAAGTTGCATTAATAATCCCGAGATTAACAGCTTCGGAAATTGCATCCAGAGTATGACTATCGCAAGCGTAAGCACCTATTAATCTTTTAGGTGGGCGTGATTTAAGTACTTCAAATATTTGATCTAATTTTGTTATCATAATTTCAAATTTTTACTATGCAAAGATAATAAAAAAGGGTAAAAGGTCAAGGGTAAAGGACAAAAGCTGATGTAATAATGTATTGATATAATAATGCGGTAATTATTGTATAATATCAATAGAGTGAAGGCCGATAAACAAATTAAAATTACTTATTTCCTGATTTATTGATTCTAAAATTAAACTTCATACTTTCATATATCATTATCCGAAATAAAAAAACCCGTAAGGTTTTTACGGGTTTTTTATTTTGTTTTTACGAGCCTTGCAGAGTAAATTTCACTTGCATTGAGAATTGTACTCTAACCTTACGGCCTCTTTGTTCACCAGGAGACCATTTCGGCATATTCTTAATAACTCTAATTGCTTCCTCGTCGCATCCGCCGCCGATACCACGCACAACTCTTACATTACTTACAGAGCCGTCCGGTTCAATAACGAACTGAAGCCATACAGTACCTTGTATTCCCGATTCTTTAGCCATTTGCGGGTATTTAACATTGTCACGCAAATATCTCAATCTGGCAGCATCACCGCCCGGAAATTCCGGTTGTTTCTCCACAATAAGAAAGATTTCCTCTTCATGAACTTCTTCGTCATCTATTTCGATAGGAACATATTCATCTAATTCGAAATTTTCATCCATTTCAACATCAACAATAATATCAGTTTCAATTTCAACTTCGTTTTCAACGATATTAAGAAGAGTAGTAGTCGGCACCATCTGTTTTGGTGGTGGTGGCGGTTTTTCCTGTTTAGTCTGAAGTACAATTTCCTCCAAAACCTCAACATCTGCACGTGCTTCAATTTCAACCTTTTGAATGTCATATCTTTTCCATTCAAAAGCTAAAAGACACACTGCCAAAGCGAAAATCAGACCAATTTCAAGAAAAATTATTTGTTTTCCTTCTAAATCCGATTTGCTGGTTTTTCTTTTATCCATAACAATCTCCTTTTTTTTAATAAATTATACCGCAGGCCTTTCTTCGAGGAATTTCTCGTAAGCAGCCGCATCCATTAAATCATTAGCTTCATCAGGGTTAGACATTTTAATCTTAATAATCCAACCGTTACCGTGAGGATCATTATTAATTAAAGCAGGATCCGATTCAAGTTCAACATTAAACTCAATTACTTCACCGCTAACCGGCATAAATACGCCTGCTGAAGTTTTTATTGCTTCAATATTTCCGAAACGCTCTTCTCTATCAAGATTTTCGCCAACGGTTTCAACTTCAACAAAAGAAATATCTCCAAGTTGACTTTGAGCAAAATCGGTAATGCCGATAGTAGCAATATTACCGTCTATACTAACCCATTCATCATGTTCAGTAAATTTAAAGTTTTTAGGTATATTCATATAAAATTTATTTTAATTAATCAATTTGCAAAAATAATATTTATTTTTTTTATTACAATAATTTTTTAATTAATTATTGCGCTAAAGACATTCTTAAACTAATACCCGATCTAAACGTAGAATTGGCAATAGATGTAACCAGATGCGGCCTGTTAATGGTTTGTTCATGGTAAAGTGCTATAGTAAGATTTTTACTTACCATATAATCTGCCGAGAAGTTAATAGAATAGATCTTTTGTCCGGAAGAAATCTGATTAACTTGTTCATCAATTCTTCTTAAGACTGTTATATTATTTCTTATCGAAAAGTCAAGTTTAATATTTATATCGCTATTAATATTTGTTTTTTTACCCCTGCCGCCAAAAGAACGAACAGTAAATTTAACATCCTTAAATCTATAACCTACTCCGAAAACATAAGCATCCGAAGAATTATCGGTAAGCTGGTTATTCGCGAAACTCATTCCCAATGTTCTTGTTTTATTAATCTGAACATTAATCATAAGGCTGTTTTGCATTGTTACTTCGATACCTATTAAAGGCGAGAATTGTTCTGTAATTTGTACTGAAGTTATTTCCCTCAATGCAATATAGTTAGAAGCGTCATCAAATGCGGACGGGAAGCCTGAGGTTTCTTCATAATAAATATTATTTGTATAGCTTCCGACATTATAAGTACTTCTATATGTATGTTTTAATGAAATATTTTTAAAATACGGTTTAAAGATTTCCAGTTTGGATAATCCGTTAAACTGGATATTCCAGTTCGGCAAAGGAATATTAGGGAATGTAGTAAGAGCAATTTTATTAGGATCTATACCGGCATATGCGGCAAGTAGTGCAGTCATAACGACTTCTTGTTGAGTAGGTCCATATCCCACGGGATACACCCCTCCCGCAATAGTATCGAAATATGTTCTGTCATTATAATTCTTATTCTCATTAGCATATCTAAATGCAATAATATTTCGATATTCTTTTAACGTTTCAAAGGTAACCGATTCGTTCTTTTGAGTACCGTCGCCAAGGTTTGTGGTTGTAGCCTTTGCAAAAGCCGATTTAATAAAAATATAAGAAACCTGATAACTACCGCCGTAAGATGGTGCATAGCCACTTTCTCCAAAGTTACCCCAAGCGTCTGCTTTATAAAGCTCCGAGAATGATTCTGTAGTTCGATAAGAGGCTGTTAATTCTATTTTAAATCCGCTAAACGGCTCATAGTTTGCACGTACATTGATATTGGTTGCTTTTGACTGGCTATACCTATTGTTCATAAGCGTATCAATAGTAAGCCAACCGTTGGCGCCCGCCTTTTGTCTAATATCTTTCTGACTTCCTAAAATGAACCCGAATCCGGGAGCTTTTTTATTCCATGTATAACCAAAATTATTTGGTTCGGGCGTATAGCCGGGTAAGATTGTACCTCCTGTTTGTTGATAAGAAATATTTATGTCTTTCAAACCGAAGATAATTTTAATTACTCCGTCACCAATGATTTTACCATAATTAACTTTAGGTTTTGTTTGCGGAATAGTATCAGTGGCTGAAGCGGGTTTAGGTTTTGTTGTTTGCGGTCTTCTCGCAGTTGTTTTTACGACATTCTTGACATAAGGGATATAGCCATATAATGTTGACAATCTAAGGCTTGAGGTAGCATTGAAATTTGCCGAATTCTCTATAGTATTACCCATTATTTCCTGTACAGACAAAGCACTTGCATTCCACCTGAGAGTTGCATCATACCTTGCAGTAATGTTAATCCAATTTAAGAATGGGATTTTATTAATCGGTACAGTCCAATTCAGTCCAGCAGTTTGATTAAAAGAATTAATTCTACCGAAACTTTTAACCGAATTCCAAACTTCTTGTCTATAAGCTTCTTTATCCACAATTATGCCTGATGGCTCATCAATATATGCAACTGCATTCGCTGCATATTCAAACTTCAGAGAAGTGGCAAAATCATGTTTAAATACATAATTTCTAGTCCAATTCCATTGTTTAGAAACAGTGGGATTAATTATTATATCATCGCCTGTTTTATTTCTAATTAATCTTTCGATATAGGTTTTATCCATATTCGTTCTAAATACGAATGAACGAGGCTGATAGTAAAAATTAAAATCTCTTATTAATGCAAGATTTTTATTTCTCAAGAATTTTACCTTAGAAAATGGTTTTACATTTTTAGGGTTAGCATTAAATGTATAGCCTAAACCACCGGTATGAATAGTTTTATCATAATATTCTATATCTATATCACTTTGTTTTGTTTTTGAATACGAATATGATATATCAAAGTTTTCAATGTCCCAGAAGTGAGGTTTTTTAGTGCTGCCCGAAGTTCTGTCTTTTCTCACGTTCATGAAATTGACATTTGTTTTTGTAGTAATATCTTGAGTTTTATTCTTATATTCTTGTTTTTCTTCTCTCGACATGTCTTGTAATTGGTTTTTCAAATATACATCCGGATCCAACGGATCGTATTCGGGAGTAGAGACTTCCTGTGAATAATCAAAGTGCATAGGGATTTTTACACCTGATGATTCAGGTAAGAATTTTCCTAACTCAAGATTTACCGAAGTATAAATATTGGCGACTGTTTCTTTAGACCTTTCACTAATGCTTGTGCCTATATTACCGAATCCAGGAGTAGAATATAATCCGGAAACAGAGACATTACCTAAATCCGCAAGATTTGCTGATAAGCTTGCGGTAACAGCCCAAGCACTTCTTTCATTAAAATTGGTTAATCTCAATTCATTAAACCACACCGTCATTGAAATAGGCGCTCCATCGTCGGTTGTAGATCCTGTTGTCTGCTTGGGATTTCTCACACCTATCATAATTGCGTTAACAGTACTCATGCTGGGTGTACCGAGTATTGTTATAATATTTTTACCGTCATATTCCGAATACGGATATATTGTTGAAATTGTCGGATCGTTTTTCATAGCGTCTTTACGATGATCCTTGACTTCAATAAGTTTTTCGAACTCAATGCTCATCGTGTTTTCTTCAAGCCAGATTGCATCCACATTAGTCGATGTTGTTCCCCAAGGTGTAATTGTAAGCGGAACTTCATATTCATAATAGTTTTCTGTAAGGTCATTACCAAACCTTATAAAAGCAGTAATTGCTCCTGCGGTATTTGCATATTTGGAATTATCGGCTTCTGTTTCTGCATGAGCATGAATAAACATCTCAAGATTTTTATAATTTCTGAAATCGAAACCTGATGTTTTATAAGCAGCACGCGCATCACCATCAAAAAGGTTAGTAACTGTAATAGCCATCGACTGCTCGTTTTGCTGTGCCTGATTTGTGGTAGAATAATCTCTTTCGCGTTGGATTCCACTTGGAATAACGTATGGAACTCTTTCAGTAGCGCCGCCGTTTTCTTCAAGACTTACTGTGAAAACATCAAAATTTGTTTGATTAACAGAATTGTGCGGAATATATTCACCCGGTGCTAAAAGATCTCCGCTGAACCTTCTCCAGTCGCCTTTTACTAATTCTAATGAACCGAAACGTAATACAACTTGCTCTTCAAATTCCGTCAAATATACGCGCATAAAACGTATTGATGTAAAATCAGAAATTACGCCATGAACCATATCGGGCTGAGAAATAGGGATTTTGAACTGATACCATGTAGCATTACTTCTTGTTCCGTTTTGTAATTGGATGTTTTTTGCTTCATAGACATCAGTAATATAATTTTCTCCTAAGATCATTTGATCAGGAGTTAAGGAAATAATATATTCATAAAAGTTTTCACTTTCACTAAGCGTATTATCATTATTAATATCCTCTATATTAGGGTTATTAGTAGCAGAGATATCATATGGTTCCGGCGAAAGTTCTTGCGCACATGAATTTCCTTCGGGGCCATTATAGTTTTTATATCTCATCAAAATACTTTTATAATTATCGTCATTATCAAGGTTAGTACCCCTGAAATATTGAAAATCATCAGCCGAAGGGTCTATAGCCGCATTTTGATAAGCAATATTATTTATTCCTCCGAATTTTTCGGCAATTTTAGATATATACGAATCGTAGAAGAAACTGTATTCATCATTATTTCCTTCACGCGTACTGTTCAATCCGTCATATCCTACATCCTGATAAGGTCTTGAAGCCGGGTCATTATCAAATGCATAAACCAAAGCTTGTAAATTAGGTACTCTACCCCAGATTGTAGTATCAACACCTGTTATTATATCATTAATCGGCAATCCGTTCTCATAACTTTTTCTG comes from Bacteroidales bacterium and encodes:
- a CDS encoding energy transducer TonB; this encodes MDKRKTSKSDLEGKQIIFLEIGLIFALAVCLLAFEWKRYDIQKVEIEARADVEVLEEIVLQTKQEKPPPPPKQMVPTTTLLNIVENEVEIETDIIVDVEMDENFELDEYVPIEIDDEEVHEEEIFLIVEKQPEFPGGDAARLRYLRDNVKYPQMAKESGIQGTVWLQFVIEPDGSVSNVRVVRGIGGGCDEEAIRVIKNMPKWSPGEQRGRKVRVQFSMQVKFTLQGS
- the gcvH gene encoding glycine cleavage system protein GcvH, which translates into the protein MNIPKNFKFTEHDEWVSIDGNIATIGITDFAQSQLGDISFVEVETVGENLDREERFGNIEAIKTSAGVFMPVSGEVIEFNVELESDPALINNDPHGNGWIIKIKMSNPDEANDLMDAAAYEKFLEERPAV
- a CDS encoding phosphate butyryltransferase, translated to MNRITSLNEITAVLKQKSRKFKIAVACGHDSNTINALAKAAEHSFALPILVGKKNLIINIIKENNLNENLFQIIDEQNDIKALNIALEMVKTDKADIFMKGLIGTDKFLQAVLHKEKGLMKPKAVMSYVCAVEVPKYHKLLFITDTAVLPYPDLDQKISMLKYSIEMTKQFGIEKPKVALIGSSEKASIKDTYSADYSVMCKMVDRKQLPDCVIDGPIDVFLACDKESVEIKGVPTPVNGDADILLFPSLEACNSFYKGLMLFAGGELAGLIQGTTKPVVVMSRSESEKSKYYCVALACLMSN
- a CDS encoding phosphate butyryltransferase, which gives rise to MITKLDQIFEVLKSRPPKRLIGAYACDSHTLDAISEAVNLGIINATLVGDTKLIEQTCKRDNIDMSKFTIVHEPVDSIAAAKAVDMINKGEGDLLMKGLLSTDKYMRAILNKENGLVPPKGVLSHVTVIENPNYHKLLVVGDVAIIPAPDFDQKVAITKYLINAAHGLGIDNPKVAIIAATEQVLAKMPACVDASVISKMGERGQIGNATIDGPLSLDLAVDKESVEIKKLTSKVAGDADCLVFPNIESGNVFYKTNTKLAGAELGAFVAGAKCPCVLSSRGDSVKTKLYSIAISALLA